GTTATTTCGCCCCTACCTAAGTTCAAGATGCAGAACTTCTTCGGAAATTGTTTGCTTAATTGTGGTCCTGCTGAATCAGGCTTTGAGTCCATTAACTCGCAGCagcaatttgaaaattttaccGATTTGTGGCTGGCAGTGTGCGCATCGATGAGTTTGGGACAAGAAGGAGAGTGAAGCTAACGTTAATTGCAACGCTGTGTGGGTCTTGTGGAAAGTTCAGAATGCTGAGATATTTGAAGGAGAAAGAACCACATCTCAAGTGATTTTTGTTACGGCATCAAAGTTCCAAGATTTGTCGCTAACACTTCCAACCTTGATTCATCTTTGTTCCGTCGACTGTTGCTGGTAGTGGATGAATGGCCTTCTTCTAGTGGTGATGAGCATGGGAGGGACGCCGAGCAGAGGAGATGCCGCAACAGGACCTTACGGTGGATCCAGTGGGAGCTCAAGAAGTTAGGGCTACTGGGTTAGGACGGGATGAGTGTGGGACAAAATAATAAGGGATTTTTGgaaattttcaaaatatgatggtatctttgattagtttttttaaatgtgagaatattcatttttttaatagaatattctattattttaaacGTTTTTGTCACGGTagggactaaattgaaaaaaattatatggtatagagactcaattaaaaagaaaaaaaaaatatgaacttaattgaaaatttggtaaaactatagggacctgcagagtaattaaacattttttaaaatgaacaacttttaattattcttaaaaaGCCTAATAAATAAGTGCTTTCGAGAtatttgttaataataataacaataattcatattttaaatctCTACTAATTAACAACATAGCCTCGACTAAAAGAAGGAATAATAGGATTGATGTTCTGATGATTCATGGACGACTAGTgtgaaatcaaattaaaatagaataaaagttACAATTAAAGGATTTTATAAAGATCTTTATCGACAGAATTATACTCCGAGGATTGGTTTTCGAGGTGGGTTAGTGAAGCAAATTGATAGAGATGAAGCGATAGCATTGGAGGTAATGCTATCTGCGAATGAAATTAGGGAGGCAGTGTGGAACTACGAATCTTCTAAAACCCCAAGTAATGATAGGTACAATATGAACTTCATCAAACAGTGCTGGGATGAGATTGGTCAGGAGTTCACTATAGTTGTGATGGGAAAACTACCAGCTGATGCGAATGTCACGTGGGTGACGCTAGCCCCGAAATATGTGGGTGCTAAGGAGATCAAGGACTTTCGGCCGATCAGTATGGTTGGGTGTGTCTATAAGGTGATATCAAAGGTATTGGTGAGAAGAATGAGGTCAGTAATGCCAGGTTGTGAAGGGTAGAAAAATTCATAACGACGCCCTTATTGCGTGTGAGACAGTTCAATGGCTCAAGACACGTAGGAAGAAGGTAACAATTATAAAGttagattttcaaaaatcatatgaTAGAGTCAGGTGGAGTTTTATGGATTTTATGTTACAGAAGATGGGCTTCGACGAAGATGGAGGGATTGGATGACGGAATGTGTCAGTACGGCCACTATGTCAGTTCTGGTTAATAGGTCACCTTCCAAGCCGTTCAAAATGGAGCGGGGCCTCAGACAAGGAAATCCACTTTCTCCTCTCTTGTTTGTTCTTGTCGTCGATGTGTTGCATAGGATGTTGGGGGAGCAGTAAGGAATGGACGAATTGCTCCTTTAATGGTTGGGAGAGATTATATTGAGTTGTCACATCTCCTATTTGCAAATGATACTATCTTGTTCTGCCTTCCAGAAACAGAGACAATTATAAACTATAAGAAACTGTTGTAGTGTTTTGAGTTGATGTCTGGTCTGAGTATCAATTTTGACAAATCGAACCTGATATCGATTaattatgagcaggagcaggtGGCGCACGCGTGTGTCCTATTGGGTTGCAAGGAAGCGGTCTTACCTGTTAGATACCTCAGGATATCTCTAGAAGCAAATCCGCGTTTGGTGAAAACTTAGAAACAGATTATGGATAAGGTGGAAGAAAATTTCAGCTTATGGAAAGTGAAGGTTCTAAACAAAGCAGGTAAGCTGGTTCTCATCAAGTCAGTGCCGAATAGTCTATCAGTCTATTACCTTAGTCTGTACAAGATGGCGAAGGCAGTTGCAAACAAGTTGATTGCATTACAGGGGAGATTTTTGTGGAGTAATGAAGATGGGAACTATGGTATATCTTTAATTAAGTGGAAAGTAGTTCAGGCGCCGAAAAAGGCTGAAAGGTTGGGGGTCGGAGATGCAGTGCTCAGGAACACAACGCTTCTGTTTAAGTAGTGGTGGAAATTTTTAAATAAGGAGTGTCCGTTATGAAAAAAGGTTGTATGCTCCTATAATAATTTGAACCCTAATACAATGTTATCACATCAGATTTTACCTATAAAAGGTAGCATGTGGAAAGACATTTGTGAGTTGaatataaaagaacaataggtgaaagaaaaaattataagtgGATTAGCAATGAAAGTAGGGAATGGAAGAAGAACTCTTTTTTGGGAAGATAATTGGGTTCAAGGTGGTCCTTTGCGAGTTTTTCAAGGTTCTTCTCTATTTCAAACCAACAAGGATCTGTGATAGAGGACTGTGGGTTTTGGGATGGGTTAGACTATATATAGAATTTTCATTGGAGGAGAGAGTTGTTACGGTGAGGGTTGGAACTTGTTTACCAACTTCATGAGAGATTAAGGCTAGTTAAGTTGTCAACTAGTAGAGAGGATAATGTTGTATGgtaatttgataataaaagtGTTTCTCTACTAACTCATTTATACAGGTGTTGCAGTCGGAGACATTTTCATAAGATATTATGAGCTATAGTTTTACAAGTTCAATTTGGAGAGGGTTGGTGGTACCTTCGAGAATTGAACTATTTTAATTGTTTATTCTAGTAGGTAGAGTGAATACTAAAGAGAGGTTAAGTAAATTAGGCATTCTTTATTAGAATGACACTATGTGTATTCTATGTAAAAAGAATTTGGAATTTGTGCATCATTTATTCCTTTCTTGTGAGTTTATATGACAAGTATGGTGCGC
The Arachis stenosperma cultivar V10309 chromosome 7, arast.V10309.gnm1.PFL2, whole genome shotgun sequence genome window above contains:
- the LOC130939473 gene encoding uncharacterized protein LOC130939473, coding for MQNFFGNCLLNCGPAESGFESINSQQQFENFTDLWLANYTPRIGFRGGLVKQIDRDEAIALEVMLSANEIREAVWNYESSKTPSNDRYNMNFIKQCWDEIGQEFTIVVMGKLPADANVTWVTLAPKYVGAKEIKDFRPISMVGCVYKVISKSQVEFYGFYVTEDGLRRRWRDWMTECVSTATMSVLVNRSPSKPFKMERGLRQGNPLSPLLFVLVVDVLHRMLGEQ